Proteins from a genomic interval of Acomys russatus chromosome 19, mAcoRus1.1, whole genome shotgun sequence:
- the LOC127203999 gene encoding zinc finger protein 431-like, producing MLETYWNLSAIGYNWEDHNIQEHCQSSRIHGRHEGSHTGEEPSGYTLCDKAFAHHSHPQSHDRTHTRERPCICNQCGKAFAYQSSLLYHERTHTGEKPYECNQCGKAFARNSHLQVHKRTHTGDKPYECNQCGKAFPYHSSLRKHKRAHAGEKHYECNQCGKAFAFQSILLCHKRTHTGEKPFQCNQCGKTFAFHSSLLYHERIHTGEKPYECNQCGKAFSCHSSLKTHTRTHTGDKPYECNQCGKAFAYHSSLRKHKKMHAGEKPYECNQCGKAFAFQSILLCHKKTHTGEKPYKCNQCGKAFARNSNLLVHKRIHTGEKPYECNQCGKAFARNSNLLVHKRTHTGEKPYECNQCGKAFAHDSYFLIHKRTHTGEKPYECNQCGKAFACYSNLRSHKRTHTG from the exons atgctggagacctactgGAATCTGTCTGCTATAG GCTACAATTGGGAAGATCATAATATTCAAGAGCATTGTCAAAGTTCTAGGATAcatggaag gcatgaaGGAAGTCATACTGGTGAAGAACCCTCTGGATATACTCTatgtgataaagcctttgcacatcacagtcaTCCTCAAAGTCATGACAGAA cacacacaagagagaggCCCTGTatatgtaaccaatgtggtaaagcctttgcatatcagAGTAGTCTTCTGTatcatgaaagaacacacactggagagaaaccctatgaatgtaaccaatgtggtaaagcctttgcacgtaaCAGTCATCTCCaagtacataaaagaacacatactggagacaagccctatgaatgtaaccaatgtggtaaagcctttccCTATCACAGTAGTCTCCGAAAACATAAAagagcacatgctggagagaaacactatgaatgtaaccagtgtggtaaagcctttgcatttcaGAGTATTCTTCTGtgtcataaaagaacacacactggagagaaaccctttcaatgtaaccaatgtggtaaaacCTTTGCATTTCACAGTAGTCTTCTATATCATGAAAGaatacatactggagagaaaccctatgagtgtaACCAGTGTGGTAAAGCTTTTTCCTGTCACAGTAGCCTCAAAACACATacaagaacacatactggagacaagccctatgaatgtaaccaatgtggtaaagcctttgcatatcatAGTAGTCTCcgaaaacataaaaaaatgcatgctggagagaaaccctatgaatgtaaccaatgtggtaaagcctttgcatttcaGAGTATTCTTCTGTGtcataaaaaaacacacactggagagaaaccctataaatgtaaccaatgtggtaaagctttTGCACGTAACAGTAATCTCCTAGTACATAAAAGgatacatactggagagaaaccttatgaatgtaatcaatgtggcaAAGCTTTTGCACGTAACAGTAATCTCCtagtacataaaagaacacatactggagagaaaccctatgaatgtaaccaatgtggtaaagcctttgcacatgaCAGTTATTTcctaatacataaaagaacacatactggagagaaaccctatgaatgtaaccagtgtggtaaagcctttgcatgttaCAGTAATCTCCGAagtcataaaagaacacacactggataG